Proteins encoded by one window of Candidatus Zixiibacteriota bacterium:
- a CDS encoding serine hydrolase domain-containing protein gives MSFDSVEAAFQEAVEQGVFPGAVVLVGREDEVVYQQAFGFRSLVPERTPMRIHTIFDLASLTKPLATTLAVMLLVKERKVRLDDRVTRFFPTFGVFGKHTVSVRQLLSHTSGLAAWKPYYEEIVKAERAGRIHFVASRGAKSYVLEQIHRDRPVSVPGTQSLYSDLGFMVLGQLVEELTGATLDRFCQEQIFRPLELRSTSFVDLTQLRTRRLEPVVEMIAPTENCPWRKKILCGEVHDDNAYAMGGVAGHAGLFSSAQDIHRLVSRLSRCYRGEDNFLPAPLLREFLTRDGTVHDSSYALGWDTPSGTQSAAGSLFSPRSVGHLGFTGTSLWWDLDKNCHVILLSNRIHPTRKNERIRDFRPRIHDLIMKALFP, from the coding sequence GTGAGCTTCGATTCCGTCGAGGCGGCGTTTCAAGAAGCCGTCGAGCAAGGCGTGTTCCCCGGAGCGGTGGTTCTGGTGGGCCGGGAGGATGAGGTCGTCTACCAGCAGGCCTTCGGTTTTCGCTCCCTCGTCCCCGAGCGGACACCGATGCGTATCCATACTATTTTCGACCTCGCCTCGCTCACCAAGCCGCTCGCGACCACGCTGGCGGTCATGCTTTTGGTCAAGGAAAGAAAGGTCCGCCTCGACGACCGCGTAACGCGCTTTTTCCCGACCTTCGGGGTTTTCGGCAAGCACACGGTAAGCGTGCGCCAGCTGCTCAGCCACACCTCCGGCCTGGCGGCGTGGAAGCCGTATTACGAGGAGATCGTAAAGGCGGAAAGGGCCGGAAGGATCCATTTCGTCGCAAGCCGCGGGGCCAAGAGCTACGTCCTGGAGCAGATCCATCGTGACAGGCCGGTGAGCGTTCCGGGCACCCAGTCGCTGTACAGCGATCTCGGCTTCATGGTTCTCGGCCAGCTCGTCGAGGAGCTGACGGGAGCGACGCTGGACCGCTTCTGCCAGGAGCAGATCTTCAGGCCGCTGGAGCTGCGTTCCACCTCCTTCGTCGACCTGACGCAGCTCAGAACGCGGCGGCTCGAGCCCGTGGTGGAAATGATCGCGCCTACGGAAAACTGCCCGTGGAGGAAAAAGATCCTCTGCGGCGAGGTCCACGACGACAACGCGTACGCCATGGGAGGAGTTGCGGGCCACGCCGGCCTGTTCTCGTCGGCGCAGGACATTCACCGGCTCGTCTCCCGGTTGAGCCGCTGCTACCGCGGCGAGGACAACTTTCTGCCGGCTCCCCTGCTCAGGGAGTTCCTCACCCGCGACGGCACGGTGCACGACTCCAGCTACGCGCTCGGGTGGGATACGCCGTCCGGGACGCAGTCCGCGGCGGGAAGCCTGTTTTCGCCAAGGTCAGTGGGCCATCTCGGCTTTACCGGGACGTCGCTGTGGTGGGACCTCGACAAAAACTGCCACGTCATCCTGCTCAGCAACCGCATTCATCCCACGCGCAAGAACGAAAGGATCCGCGATTTTCGACCTCGCATTCACGACCTCATCATGAAGGCGTTGTTCCCATGA
- a CDS encoding LD-carboxypeptidase, translated as MAVNKPPRLVPGDRIGVVAPAGCVDPDALAAGVEALRREGFEVEVSPRAGEKKGYLAGDGRSRAEELLSYFGRGDIAAIFCARGGFGSIQLLPYLERAAAPAPKIFAGYSDVTILLNWLTERWGMVTFHGPMVAMDLANGLSARSRDFFWGVLRGDTSSWKIRLGEVVRRGKARAELMGGCLSLLVTTLGTPYEIETAGKLLFLEDVGEKPYRVERMLTHLKMAGKLDRPAGVVFGSFTGCDGEGERQIPQIVGELFRDAPYPVVMGLEAGHGKENLTLPFGIPMLLDAETASLSMLEAPVC; from the coding sequence ATGGCTGTGAATAAGCCGCCGCGGCTCGTTCCCGGAGACCGCATCGGGGTGGTTGCGCCGGCGGGATGCGTCGATCCGGATGCGCTGGCGGCCGGGGTGGAAGCGTTGCGCCGGGAAGGCTTCGAGGTGGAGGTCTCGCCCCGGGCAGGGGAAAAAAAAGGCTATCTGGCGGGCGATGGGCGGAGCCGGGCGGAGGAATTGTTGTCCTACTTCGGGCGCGGCGATATTGCGGCGATCTTCTGCGCCCGGGGCGGCTTCGGGTCGATTCAGCTCCTGCCGTACCTCGAGAGGGCGGCTGCGCCGGCACCGAAAATCTTCGCTGGCTACAGCGACGTGACGATCCTGCTCAACTGGCTCACCGAGCGCTGGGGCATGGTCACTTTTCACGGTCCGATGGTTGCCATGGACCTGGCGAACGGGCTGAGCGCCCGGAGCCGCGATTTCTTCTGGGGCGTCCTGAGGGGCGACACATCTTCGTGGAAGATCCGATTGGGCGAGGTCGTTCGGCGCGGAAAGGCGCGGGCGGAGTTGATGGGAGGCTGCCTCTCGTTGCTGGTAACGACGCTGGGGACTCCCTACGAAATAGAAACTGCGGGAAAGCTGCTTTTTCTGGAAGATGTGGGGGAGAAGCCCTATCGGGTCGAGCGCATGCTAACGCACCTGAAGATGGCCGGGAAGCTGGATCGGCCGGCCGGGGTCGTCTTCGGGAGCTTTACCGGCTGCGACGGGGAGGGGGAGCGGCAGATTCCGCAGATCGTCGGCGAGTTGTTCCGCGACGCGCCCTATCCGGTGGTCATGGGACTGGAGGCCGGACACGGAAAGGAAAATCTCACGCTTCCGTTCGGTATCCCGATGCTCCTTGACGCCGAAACCGCTTCCCTCTCCATGCTGGAAGCCCCCGTGTGTTGA